A stretch of DNA from Microbacterium croceum:
GGTCCGGCGTCGCAGAGCTCTTCGACTCCGTGATGCACAGGGCGAGGACCGAGTTCCCGCACGCGGCCGACCTCACGATGCTCGGTGCGCACTCGTCGCACAGCTACCAGACGGGGACCAACCTGTACTTCGTGTACGACTACGACATCTCGTGCGAGCCGCGGCAGGAGATCACGGAGTACCACGAGCCGCTCAACGCGATCGTCGTCGAGGAGGCGCTGCGGCTCGGCGGGTCGATGGTGCACCACCACGGCATCGGGAAGTACCGCACCCGCTGGACGCATGAGGAGCACGGCAGCGCTTTCGAGCTGCTGCGGGTGCTGAAGGACGGCATCGACCCCCACGGCGTGATGAACCGCGGCACGATCTATCCGCTGGATGCGGCGGAGACGGCGTCACCCGCGTGACTGCGTCGGCCGGCGGCTACGTCATCGCCATCGACAACGGCTCGCAGAGCACGAAGGTGCTGATCGTCGACGGCGACGGGGTCGTGCACGCCGGCTCGCGCGTCCCGCTCCGTCCGTATGCGACTCCGTCACCCGGCCGCTGGGAGCACCCGGATGACGACCTGTGGGACTCGGTCGTCGCCGCAGTCCGTGAGGCGCTCGGGCGCTTCGACGGCGATCCGTCGGAGATCCGCGGGGTCGGGCTGTGCACGATCCGCTTCTGTCGCGCGGTGCTGCGTGCGGACGGCTCTCTCGCGCAGCCGGTGATGAGCTGGATGGACGAGAGGCTGCCGCGCGCGTACGAGCGAGAAGTCGACGACGCCGCGTACGTCACGACATCCTCCGGACACATCGGGCATCGGCTCACCGGAGAACGTCGTGATGCGGCGGGCAACTACCAGGGCATGTGGCCCATCGACACCGAACGGTGGGCATGGAGCGGAGATGCCGCCGAGTATGCCCGCAGCGGCATGGATCCGCGGATGCTGTTCGAGCTCGTCGCACCGGGGGAGCCGCTGGGGGAGGTGACCGTGAAGGCGGCGCGGCTGACCGGCCTCCCCGCGGGCATCCCCGTGATCGCCACCTCGAACGACAAAGCCGTGGAGGCGCTCGGCGCCGGGCTCCGGGATGAGGGCGACGCACTGCTGTCGTTGGGCACCTACGTGGCCACGATGACGGTGGGGGACCGCCCGCTGGCCGCGAATGCGGACGTCTGGACCAACTTCGGAGCGGAGCCGGGTGCGTACCTCTACGAGAGCAACGGGGTGCGTCGGGGGATGTGGACGGTCAGCTGGTTCCGTGACCTGATCTCGTCGGCCGGGCACGGCGCGACCGAGGAAGAGCTGAATCTCGGCGCCGCGGAGGTGCCGATCGGCGCCGGCGGGATCGTCGCGGCGCTGGACTGGCTCGCGCCACCCGATGAGCCGTGGCGTCGGGGCGCGCTGGTGGGCTTCGATGGCACGCAGGGTCGCTTCCACATCTATCGGGCGATCCTGGAGGCACTCGCGATCGAGACCGCCGGGAGCGATGACCGCGCACGCGAGGTTCTCGGGAGAGGCCGTCGTGAGCTCGTGGTCACCGGGGGAGGAAGCAGCTCATCGCTGATGCTGCGGATCCTCGCGGCCGTGTACCGCGTGCCGGTGCGCACACCGCTGGTGCGAGATGCCGCAGGCATGGGGGCGGCGATCTGTGCCGCGGTCGGCGTCGGGATGCATCCGACATGGGACGGTGCGGTCGATGCGATGGTGCACGTCGGCGACCGCATCGAGGTGGACCCGGAGGCAGTGCATGCCTACCGGGAGGTGGCGAAGACGTACGCGACGGTGATCCCGCGCCTCCGTCGGCTGTTCAGCGAGACGGACTGAGCGCGCTCAGCGCCAGATCGCGGCGATCGCGGCGTTGGCCGCTGTCAGGATGCCGACGAGCCAGAACATGACGGGCGGGATGGCTGCTCCACGCTTCTGCCGCGCCGTGCCGATGCCGAGCAGCGCGCCGATGACCAGCAGCAGCACGAGCTTCACGCCGATCTTGACGTAGTTGAGTTCGTAGGAGAGGCCCCACGGCGCCGCGAGCGCGAGGCCGGCGACCGCTGCGATGGCCATGCCGACGCTCATCAGCCGGGTGAACTCCCGCTTGCCGCCGAAGGCCTGCACGGCCCAGGCGCCGAAGAGCACGGCGAAGCCGATCAGGTGGACGAACAGCACGATGTGGCGCAGGGTCTCCATGCCCTCACGCTATGATTCCCGCCGAATTTGCGCCAGCAAGGACAGGCTGACCTCAGCCATTCAGCGTGGACTCAGCCGCGCAGTTCCCGCACGACCAGTGCCGTGCGGAGGGCCGCGTCCGCTGCCTCCGCACCCTTGTCCTCCTTGGACCCCTCGAGTCCGGCACGGTCGAGACCCTGCTTCTCATCGTCGAGGGTGAGCACGCCGAAGCCGACCGGCTTTCCGGCATCCAGGGCGACGCGGGTGAGGCCGTCGGTGGTGGCGGCCGAGACGTACTCGAAGTGCGGAGTCCCTCCGCGGATGATCACGCCCAGCGCGACCACTGCGTCCGCTCCTCCAGCGAACGCCGCCTGCGCGGCGAGAGCGAGCTCGAACGACCCGGGGACGCGCACCAACCGGTGCGTGGCCTGCGCCTCGGTCAGCACGCGCTCGGCGCCCGCGATGAGTCCGTCGGTGATGACGTCGTGCCAGGTGCCGGCGACGATGACGACATGCAGACCCCGTCCGTCGATGTTGCCGGTGGCCGGTGCTCCTGCGCCGCTCATGCGTGGTCCTTTCCTTCTGCGAGAGCCTCTGCGAGCTCCTCCGCGCCGATGATGTGACCCATGCGGTCACGCTTGGTCTCGAGGTACTGATGGTTGTTGGGGCCGACGCCGACGATCAGCGGGACCTGCTCGACGACGTCGAGGCCGAGTTCGCGCAGCTGCTTCACCTTGTCGGTGTTGTTCGTGAGCAGTCGGACCTTCGAGACGCCGAGGTCGGTGAGGATCCCGGCTGCCGCCGCGTACTCGCGGGCATCCGCAGGCAGCCCGAGCGCGAGGTTGGCGTCGACCGTGTCGAGCCCCTCCTCCTGCAGGCTGTAGGCGCGCAGCTTGTTGATCAGACCGATGCCGCGTCCCTCGTGGCCGCGCATGTAGATGACGACCCCGCCGTCCTTCTCGATCGCGTCGAGCGCGGCGTCGAGCTGAGGTCCGCACTCGCACTTGAGCGATCCGAACGCCTCACCGGTCAGGCATTCCGAGTGCACGCGCACGAGGGCTGTCTCGCTGAGCTCGCCCGAGACGACCGCGATGTGGTCGGTGCCCGTCACGCGGTCCTTGTAGGCGAGGAAGCGGAACGTCCCGTGCGTCGTCGGCACGGTCGCATCGGCACGCAGGCTGACCCGGCGGTTCACCCGCGGGCCGGAAACGTCCTGGGGATCGATCTCGTTGAGGTGCGCGATGAGCTGCTCGATCGTGATGACCGGAACACCGTCGCGCGCGCCGAGCTCGATCAGTCCCGGCAGGCGCATCATGCTGCCGTCCTCGGCGACGACCTCGGCGATCGCTCCGACCGGCTGCAGACCGGCGAGACGCATCAGATCGACGGCGGCTTCGGTGTGACCGCTGCGCTCTCGCACGCCGCCGTCGACGGCACGCAGCGGCAGCACATGCCCGGGCCGGATGATGCTGGCCGCCGTGGACTGCGGATTCGCCAAGACGTTGAGCGTGTGTGCCCGGTCGTGGGCGCTGATGCCGGTCGTGACGCCCTCGGCGGCGTCGACGCTCACGGTGTACGCGGTGGAGCGGGCATCCTCGCTGGCGGCGACCATGGGCGGCAGGTTCAGGTTGTCGGCGAGGTCGGTCGGCATCGGGGCGCAGATGAACCCGGACGACCAGCGCACGGTCCAGGCGACCCATTCGGGTGTCGCGAGCTCGGCTGACAGGATGACGTCGCCCTCGTTCTCGCGGTTCTCGTCGTCGGCGACCAGCACGGGGCGGCCGGCGCGCAGCGCGTCCAGCGCCTCGGGGATGGTGGAAAGGCTCATCGCGAGCCTCCTTCCGGTGCGGCGCGGAACGCGAGCAGGCGCTCGACGTGCCGGGCGAGGATGTCGGTCTCGAGGTTGACGCGGTCGCCGACAGCGCGCGACCCGAGAGTGGTGGCGACGAGCGTCTCCGGGATCAGCGACACCTCGAACCAGTGCTCGTTCTGGGTCCCTGAGCCTTCGGCCTGGGTCCCTGAGCCTGTCGAAGGGCTGACCGCGCTGACGGTGAGCGAGGTGCCGTCGACCGAGATCGATCCCTTGTCGACGACGAGGGGGGCGAGATCGGTGGGGAGGCTGATCCGCAGCACGCTCCACTGCGCTCCTGGGCGCACTTCGAGCACCTCGCCGGTGCCGTCGACATGGCCCTGCACGATGTGTCCGCCCAGGCGGGCGCCGACGGGCATGGCCTTCTCGATGTTCACGCGCGTGCCGACCGTGGCGCCGCCGAGGGCCGCCACGTCGAGAGTCTGCTTCATCACGTCGGCGTCGAAGGTGTCGGGCGTGGAGCCCACCACGGTCAGGCAGACGCCCGAGACCGCGATGGATTCGCCGTGCACGGCATCCGCGGCGGCGCGGGGTGCGCGCACGGTGAGGCGCCAGCCGTCGCCGGCGGGCGCGATGGCGGTGATCTCGCCGATCTCCTCGATGATTCCGGTGAACATCAGACGGCTCCTTCGTTCTCGACCGCCGGGTGGGCGATCGCCAGCAGATCGGCGCCCAGCGGCACCCATTCGTCGACGGTGAGACGGTGCGCTTCTCCGATCGACGAGACTCCGACGTCGGTCAACGCGACCCGGCCTCCGCCCAGCAGTACCGGGGCGACGTACGCGAGCACGCGGTCGAACAGCCCGGCTGCGATGAAGGCGCTGGCCAGCGTCGGCCCGCCCTCGACGAAGACGCTCTGGAAGCCGCGGGCGTACAGGTCGGCCAGCACCGCGTGCAGATCGGCCGTCTCGTAGAAGAGCGGCTCATGCGGGTGGCGGCGCAGCGCGGCATGCTCGGGCGTCTGGCGCGTGCCGACCACGACGGGGACGGGTTGGTGCGGAAGCAGCGTGTCGCCGTCGCGAGCGGTCAGCGCGGGATCATCGGCCAGTACGGTGCCCGTGCCGACCACGATGGCGTCGGATGCAGAGCGTCGGCGATGTACGTCCGCCCGCGCCTCAGCGCCGGTGATCCACTGGCTCGTGCCGTCGTCGGCTGCGGCGCGGCCGTCGAGGCTCTGCGCCCACT
This window harbors:
- a CDS encoding Fe-S protein; amino-acid sequence: METLRHIVLFVHLIGFAVLFGAWAVQAFGGKREFTRLMSVGMAIAAVAGLALAAPWGLSYELNYVKIGVKLVLLLVIGALLGIGTARQKRGAAIPPVMFWLVGILTAANAAIAAIWR
- the ribA gene encoding GTP cyclohydrolase II, whose amino-acid sequence is MSLSTIPEALDALRAGRPVLVADDENRENEGDVILSAELATPEWVAWTVRWSSGFICAPMPTDLADNLNLPPMVAASEDARSTAYTVSVDAAEGVTTGISAHDRAHTLNVLANPQSTAASIIRPGHVLPLRAVDGGVRERSGHTEAAVDLMRLAGLQPVGAIAEVVAEDGSMMRLPGLIELGARDGVPVITIEQLIAHLNEIDPQDVSGPRVNRRVSLRADATVPTTHGTFRFLAYKDRVTGTDHIAVVSGELSETALVRVHSECLTGEAFGSLKCECGPQLDAALDAIEKDGGVVIYMRGHEGRGIGLINKLRAYSLQEEGLDTVDANLALGLPADAREYAAAAGILTDLGVSKVRLLTNNTDKVKQLRELGLDVVEQVPLIVGVGPNNHQYLETKRDRMGHIIGAEELAEALAEGKDHA
- a CDS encoding riboflavin synthase, with protein sequence MFTGIIEEIGEITAIAPAGDGWRLTVRAPRAAADAVHGESIAVSGVCLTVVGSTPDTFDADVMKQTLDVAALGGATVGTRVNIEKAMPVGARLGGHIVQGHVDGTGEVLEVRPGAQWSVLRISLPTDLAPLVVDKGSISVDGTSLTVSAVSPSTGSGTQAEGSGTQNEHWFEVSLIPETLVATTLGSRAVGDRVNLETDILARHVERLLAFRAAPEGGSR
- the ribD gene encoding bifunctional diaminohydroxyphosphoribosylaminopyrimidine deaminase/5-amino-6-(5-phosphoribosylamino)uracil reductase RibD, whose protein sequence is MAVTETERQAMTRALELAARGPRGVNPQVGAVILSPAGEVLAEGWHHGAGTPHAEVDALSKLAPGAARGATAVVTLEPCNHTGRTGPCAVALQEAGIARVVYALDDPGVASGGGAERLRGAGVSVEAGEQADAAHLLIDGWLTAQRLGRPHVTVKWAQSLDGRAAADDGTSQWITGAEARADVHRRRSASDAIVVGTGTVLADDPALTARDGDTLLPHQPVPVVVGTRQTPEHAALRRHPHEPLFYETADLHAVLADLYARGFQSVFVEGGPTLASAFIAAGLFDRVLAYVAPVLLGGGRVALTDVGVSSIGEAHRLTVDEWVPLGADLLAIAHPAVENEGAV
- the ribH gene encoding 6,7-dimethyl-8-ribityllumazine synthase, which translates into the protein MSGAGAPATGNIDGRGLHVVIVAGTWHDVITDGLIAGAERVLTEAQATHRLVRVPGSFELALAAQAAFAGGADAVVALGVIIRGGTPHFEYVSAATTDGLTRVALDAGKPVGFGVLTLDDEKQGLDRAGLEGSKEDKGAEAADAALRTALVVRELRG
- a CDS encoding FGGY-family carbohydrate kinase, with amino-acid sequence MTASAGGYVIAIDNGSQSTKVLIVDGDGVVHAGSRVPLRPYATPSPGRWEHPDDDLWDSVVAAVREALGRFDGDPSEIRGVGLCTIRFCRAVLRADGSLAQPVMSWMDERLPRAYEREVDDAAYVTTSSGHIGHRLTGERRDAAGNYQGMWPIDTERWAWSGDAAEYARSGMDPRMLFELVAPGEPLGEVTVKAARLTGLPAGIPVIATSNDKAVEALGAGLRDEGDALLSLGTYVATMTVGDRPLAANADVWTNFGAEPGAYLYESNGVRRGMWTVSWFRDLISSAGHGATEEELNLGAAEVPIGAGGIVAALDWLAPPDEPWRRGALVGFDGTQGRFHIYRAILEALAIETAGSDDRAREVLGRGRRELVVTGGGSSSSLMLRILAAVYRVPVRTPLVRDAAGMGAAICAAVGVGMHPTWDGAVDAMVHVGDRIEVDPEAVHAYREVAKTYATVIPRLRRLFSETD